GGGGAGAGAGAGGGAGTGTGGTGCGATGGCCGTTGAGGTGCCATGAACCTGACCTGTGATCAGGCCTATGACATGGCCATCAGACACCACTGCAGTGACCTGCCACTCCTTGAACCTCTCTGATGCGCTCCCACTGCCTGTCCACACCGTCGGCAGCATGACGGCCCACGTACTCGGTGCGGGTCACGATCGTCCTGCTCGTCCTGTTGACTCACCTGTTCCCACATGACCTATCGTCAGTCATGTGCCTCTCTCTGGACAGGCACCACGAACTGGTGTCGGTGCGGAGCATTTCTCGTCCACCGCACTACTCGGCTCTCAACAGGGCCACAGGCAGGTTTGACCAGAGGCTCCTTGCCCGCCTCGTCACACTCATGTAAGGAAGGACTGAGGCCGCCTCCACGAAGTGTGGCCATGCATTGACTCGACGGGCTTCTTTCTCCCACTCGACCAGTGGGAAGTGGAGGTCCGTCCGACTCGTAGAACACCTTGTCAGATGATTGATTCCACGGCCTCTGTGCCACTCTCGATTGATTGACACCGAGAGCATGCTGTTCCTCACTTCACTGGTGAGCGACAGACCGAGAGGTGATGCACTTCAACTAAGACCTCTCGTCGAGCCGATCAACAAGTGCGCTGGAGGCCATAATTAGCAACAGGCTCTGCTTTCCTATCAAGGGCCAACGTCGCCTGCATTGTGGAGAGAGGAGCACGACCCGTGGTGAAGCCAAAGCGCGGACATGTGGGGTCATGTGCCGGATGCAGGGAGCACGCACAGCCTGTCCGGTCGTACAGAGAGGACCCTGAGATGTGGATGCGAGAGAACGACTACGGGATGAGGAGCTTACTCGTGTCGGGCTACTCGGCATTGAAGAGGTGATGCGGTGGTGCACTCAGGTCGAGAGTCGACCGATTAATGACGGCCGGCAGAGGTGTTCTTGAAGGTCATCGCTTACAACGCACAGCGACTAGTCCATCTCTTCTGGGAGGACAGATGAATCATGCAAGATTCGCTTCTACTGCCTCTGTCTCATAGGTGATTTCGACCTGTCACATCAGGGCTGAAACTGGCGCATGGGGTGGTCTTGTGTGCCATGCTCATACGAATCAGACAGCGCCATGTCCCCTCTGTACACCCCGGATTTGACTTCTGCAACAGACTCGCACGTACGACATACCTTAAATTGACATATGGTCCGACTCGAAACGAGGAGAAAGTACGTTGCCGTCCAGACTGGGTGTTCAGGAGTTCATGGTCCTCACCTCAGGCGGCGTGCCGATATTCCATCATGCACTGACACCGAAACCAAAGCTGGACGACCTCCTCTCGGGATTCCTTACAGCCATAACGAGCTTTGCAACAGAGTTCGGTGAGAAGTCCGTACAACGACTGACCTTTGAGGGGTCTGAGATTCTCTATGAGGTCCCCGAACCGGGACATCTGTTCATCCTGCTTGTTGAGGTTGGGGCTCCATCGAGAGTGCTTTGGGCAATACTGAAGGACCTCAGCCGGAAGTTCCTTCAGACCTATCGAATGCAAATAGAGGCCGGCATCCAGATAGAAGAGAACTACCTCGGCTTTGCAGACGAGGTCAACCGTGCATTTCGGTACTACGAGAAGGTCTTCGTTATCACAGCGGGGCTGAGCCCATACTCCGTGCCATCCCTTAACAGAGATGCACTGAAGGTTGCCTCAGAGACTCGAGGACTACTTGACGAGTTTCACCGGGACTTTGGGAGCACTGGCAATCGTGTACTGGATGCTATAGATGGAACCTCGACGGTGTCCAAGATAAGTGAGAGACTCGGGCTGGAGATACAGGAGATCACGGAGATTGTGGAGTATCTTGCGGTCTGGGGTGTTGTGAGGCTGTCGAAGCTGTGTCCGATTCTCAAGGAGAAGGACGCGCGGTTTGATACATTCCTGGACCTCATCGGGCTCCCTCAGAAGGACTACCAGCTACTGGGCAGAGCAAGACCTCTATGCAATGGTCAGCGCCCAGTGGAAGAGATCAGCGAGAAGCTCGGTGTGACTGCTGAGAGACTGTACGCTGTGCTTCAGCAACTGGGTGATGGAGTCAAGTACAGGCTGACACCGATTGGCGGACTTGACGGTGAGACATAGTATAAGAGGAGACAGTCCCTCTTTGCAGTAGATTGCGGAAGGTCTGCGCCATGGTCAAGGAGATAGTGGTCCTGCGAGAGACAGGGATTCCCTTGTTCCACTACAGCGTAGACGGCACAAGAAAGCTGGACGAGATAGTCAGTGCATTCCTCTCGGCCATCGGCTCGCTGGTTGGGCAGACTGGAAACCAACAGATCAGAGAGATGACCTTTGCAGAGAGCAAGTTCGTATGGGAGTCTAAAGGAGACCTTCTCTTCATAGCTCTTGTGAGCCGAGAGGACAGTGCAGAGATCTACCGTGCCATACTGCACGACTTGTCCGAGCAGTTCGTCAGCATGTTCTACTCACAGCTCAGGATGGAAGACCCCGGTCACAAGGTGTTCCGGACTTTCACCGACACAGTGGAGATGACACTGCAGAAGTTCGATGGGATTCCCGGGCTCGCCCGAAGATACAGGACCGCCCTGCTGCCACTCGAAGAACTCCGCAGGCTCAAGATGGGTCTTGCAGAGGCGGAGGGTACAGACATGCTTCTTCGAGGCGCAGCCATAACAGAAGACGGATACATACTCGTCTCGAATCTGAGGTCGTACGAGCTGGAGGCCATTATCGACCTTAAGCCGACTCTTCCGGAGAGAGAACTGAACACAAACATGTGCCTGATGGTGGTCCATACCAGCCTGGACCCGGTCACCTCCTTCTTCGTAAGAAAGGTACCAAGGGTTGGTCTGTGCGCATTCGTAGTCAAGGCGGGCAGGACGAACGAGGAGTACATGGCAGCCACAGACCGGTTCGTACACCTGCTTGAAACAACAGACCTGGCGCATGCGAAGAAGGTGGAGCCAGCAGGCCAGACGGAGTCCACCGTGTTCTATGACTACGATGTTATCATACCACTGATGCCGGTGACTGAAGCGCTGGAGGTTGCAAGATCAGTCTTGTCTGCAGTGGACAAGAACGCCTACGCCAACGCTCTGGCTCTGTTGAACCAGATTGATGGCAAGAAGACCTTCCTTGAGATACTCGAACGCACAGGTATCAGACGAGACGCAGGCAGCGAAGCGCTTGCTCTCCTCATCGCTCGAGGAGTAGCGAAGGTGGCTCAGCTCTATCCGATGCTGGGAGAGCGCGACAGACGGTTTGCAGCATATCTAGAAGTCATAGGAATCCCTAAGAAGGACTTTGCAGTGGTGGACACCATATGGCAGTACTGCACTGGAGAACTCTCTCTCAGGGAGATCTCACAGAAGACTGGCATAGCAACATCAAGAGTACTCGAGGTGCTCAGAGAACTGGGCGCCAATGTGAAATGGGAGACAGACAGGTTCGTCACATACACAGGCACGACAAGGAGATAGACCAATGGCCGACAGCAAGATAGTAAGCATCCACTCGTTTCGCGGAGGAACCGGCAAGTCAAACATTGCTGCCAACCTAGCTGCCGTCGCTGCCTTGGAAGGAAAGAGGGTGGCTGTAATGGACACCGATGTGGCCTCTCCAGGTATTCACATCATATTTGGGCATGGCCGTACGAAGTTGAAGCACACCCTGAACGACTACCTCCGCGGCGAATGTGACATTACCGACACCTGCCTCGACATGACCAAGCAGTTCGACATCAAGCGGGGTCAGCTGTTTCTCATCCCCAGTTCGATGACTGCCACTGACATCACACGCATACTCAGAGAGGGGTACGAGGTCAGTGACCTCAAGAACGGCTTCACAGAGGTGGTCAGGGCAAAGAACCTCGACTACCTGATAATCGATACGCACCCCGGTCTCGATCGCGAGACGCTCTTGTCGATGGCCACCGCAGACTATCTGTTTGTCGTCGCTCGCATAGATGAGCAGGACCTGCTAGGTACTGCAGCAACACTGAGCGTTGCAGAGAAGCTGCAAGTGCCTGAGATACAGATAGTGGTGAACAAGAAACCCTCAATATACGAGGACAAGGACATCATCCAGCAGATTGAAACGAAGTTCAAGTGCAAGGTCGCAACAATCATTCCTCTGCTGCCTCTGCTCATAGAAGTGGGCAGTCGATACCTTGTGACGCTCAGACACCCTGAGAGCGAGTTCACCAGATGCATCAAGGACATCTTCAGAATCATGGAAGACAGGGGACAGTGAACTCGACATTGTGAGTGGAAGCATCAGTGGCTGCACAGCGAGTCGAGTCCCAGCTCTTCGAGGGTCTGTTGGGTGGGTCTGCCATCTGAGTCCCAGCCACGAAGCTCGTAGTATCGGTCCAGACTCGCCTCAAAGTCGGCTCTGTCAACAAAGGATGACATGCCTGCGCGGGGTCCGTTTACCTGTGGTTCCCACAGTCGGGGCGGCAGCGAGTCGTCAGTCCTGCTGATGCCCTCGCGTAGATTGAACATCCGTATCAGAGTATCAATCCTCCTGCCCACTGTCAGCACAGACTCATCCGTGTATGATTTGCCGGTTGCAGCATTGAGAAGACGAACCATCTGGGATAGAGTCAGAGGCAACCGGTAGGTAAAGTGGCAGACGATTAGGGAGTCCTTGAGTGTCTTCTCGTCCCGACTCCGAATCAGCGACTGGACAAGGGGAACTGCAGTCTCATCGGGGGGTGCGGCTGTTCCCGGCCACCCGCGGAGATGGCTGGCACCAACGTCCGCTGTCGCATATGAAAGGCCCATACATCTTCTTCCCCTCGGGTCCCACGCAGGTACCTCAAGCCCTTTGACGTGCACCGCGAACTGCTGACTCTCGGGTCCCAGCACAGACGCGGCTGACCCCACTCCTTCTGCCAGAAGGTCTCCAATCCCCTATCTGCGGGCTATCAGCAAGAGGAGTCTTTCTGCGCACCGTGAGTCTCCGAACTGAAGAGGGAATCCGATTCTCGTCTCATCGATAATGCCGCGCTCGAAGGCCTCCATGGCAAACCCGATTACGCTTCCAGCGCTGATCGTGTCCAGTCCCAGTTCATCACAGATGTAGTTGAGTCGCAACACGGCCTCCAAGTCAGAGATGGCCAGATTGCCGCCCAACAGTCCAAGGGTCTCATACTCCACAGTCGATTCCACTTCAGACTCTGAGCCGAACGGGTCTTGTATTCCGTACGAGTGCGTGCACTGCATGATGCAATGAGGGCACGACAGACGTCTTCCCCTGCCTCGCAGAGCGTAGCCTAGACCGACATCAAGCCCGCTGTGGTCCGGGAAGAACCCACTCGCAAAGTTCCTGTACGGAAACTGTCCAAGCTCGCTGGCAACCTCAACAAGGAATCCCGTGCCAAGCTCTTTGAATGCGGTCTCATGGGTCTTCCAAGTCTCAGCAACCTCACGTGACACCGCTCGCATCTCCTCAGGGTTTGCTGGCTCGAATGACCTTGAGCCCTTTGCGACTATGGCCTTCAGATTCTTGCTGCCCATCACAGCGCCAGACCCACCACGCCCCGTCTGATGGGCAAAGTCGCATGAACCACAGGCATACTTCACCTGCTTTTCTCCTGCAGGACCAATCACGTAGACTGATGCACCGGGTCCATGCTCCTGCAACAGCAGCCGAGTCGACTCAAAGACCCCTTTACCCCAGATGCCTCCAGCATCCTCAAGTCGAACTCCCTCGTCAGTCAACACAAGTATCACAGGCTTGTCTGACCTCCCTGTGACACAGAGAGCGTCATGGCCAGTCTTCTTGATCTCTCTTCCAAGGGCTCCTCCGCAATGTGTGTCCAAGAAGAGACCTGTCAGCGGAGACTTGGTGACCAAAGACCACCGGCCTACGCTAGGTCCTGGCAGAGCCTGAAGTGGTCCGCTCAAGAAGAACAGGGCATTTTGGGGCCCGAGGGGATAGGTGTGTGGCTCCAGACCCTTGTATGCAAGGTAAGCACCAAGGCCCTTGCCTCCGATGAAGTCGGTGAAGACCTCAGCTGGAATGACCTGAGAGGATGCTCTACCTGTGGTCAGGTCCACGCACATGATGCGTCCGTTTTGACATCCACTCGCCAGATTCTGCACCATCCTCGGCACACATGAACACAGATGGTCTTGACGACTGCACACATCAATATGACCATCATGGTACATAATTGCAGAGGAAGCGAGCCTGGGGACAGCAGAGCTGGAGTCCGTACACAAGGGCCAGCCGACGGCGGCAGGACTGAGAAAGGCAGTTCACGCCTCTTGCTGGTGTCGTGTACGCTGTCCTCCGACCAGACAACAATGCAGGTCTAACTCACATCGACCGCTGTTATGGTATCTATCTCAGCACCACGTAGGTTGCGAAGGAGAGCGAGTAGTATGTCGCGTACGACCCGTTCAGCAAAGTCGTTGAGCGGGATTGGATTCCCGTTGACAGTCAGTTTGAGCTGTGACACGATACATCGCACAAGAGAGAGCATACTCGTGCTTTTCTTCATGCTGGTCCATCAGACGGTCACGGCCCGGTTACTTCTGCCGATAGGCATTTATAGGCCCTGACTTTGACCGTCCCCGTCTGAAGACCATCCCAATGTGAGGATTAGTCCATGTCTGAAGCACTTTCGTCAATCAGGTCCGCTCTCACTGGCCAGGCGCCAGCAGGGCAGCCGGTCAAACCACTACACAGGCTCTCAGGACTCGGTGGAGTTCTGGGGATGATAGCCGCCCTTGTCGGGTTATTCACACTCGCGCTAGGAGTGATCCCAGTGGCAGGGTCTGTCATCGTGTTGCCGTTTCAGGGTGCTCAGTTGATTCCGATTCCCGTGGGGAGTGAACTGACCAACACACTTCCGTTCCAGATGAGCACAGTCTTTGTTGCTCTCCTGAGTGTCGGTCAGATGGTGCAGTTCAAGGGAGCCAGAAGTATATCTCGAAAGCTGGGCTCTTCTCTCCCATACGTTGGGATCCTGACTGCCCTCTTCGGACTGATAGTGACGTACAGAATAGCTTCAGCCTCCAGCATCAACTATGCTGCATCATCTCAGGTCATCGACTACGTAGCCTCTCTCTCTGTGTTCATGGCCATCTTCATCATCCTGTGGCAGATGAACTCTGCCGCATACGTTGACGCGAGTAAGTCTGTGGTGGGCGCAGTAGCCGGTATGGGCAATGCACTATTCTTCCCACTGCTCGCTATCGGGCACGTCGGATCCCTCTTCTCCCTCATCGTGCCGCTGGCATACATTGCGCTCTTGGTCGGACAACTGTGTGTCACTCTCTACTGGTGGGCTCCAGAGAGTCACATCAGGGAGTATGCAAGAAGCACACCCGCTGCGAAGATGACATTTGGACTGTTTGGTTTTGTTCTCTTCCTGATTGGTCTGGTACCACTAACAATGGGTCCGCTCACACCAATGGGTGGTACTGAAGTATGGATGCCATGGAGCACATACCAAGCGGTTCAGGCCACGATTGTTGTCCATGCAACTTTTGCAACACCTCCGTGGGCTGTAACAGGGTTCCTCGCCGTATTCCTCTTCTGGGCCATGCTGGGCCCCAGACTTGGTGCCAAAGAACTGAAGTCGAGTCACATCAGGGCAGATGTGTTCAGTGGCGGGCCCAAGTACTTCATCATGGTAATGGTCCTCTTTGCAACTATCGCATCCGTATCATGCAGCAGTCTCCTGATCAATGACGCAGAAGCGCTTGCCGTTTTCCTTACAATTTGCCCGGCAGCTGCATTGTTCATCACGAGTACACTCTACCTCAGCAACAATGATGTGGTCAGCGGACTCCCGCTACTGGTCACATCGGTGTTTCTCCTCGTGCTTCCATACTCGGTCGCAGTGTTCATACTCACATCATGGGTACTCTGCATCCTGACGCAGTTCTTCTTGGCGATTGAAATCAAGATTCGCGGGCACACGGTGTTCTCACAGACCTTCCTGACCCTTGTCGTCACTCTGGTCGCCTCCGCGATGTTCATCCTCTTCATTATCGGGGCGTTCGGCAGTGGTCCATCAGCAATCTGGCCAGTGAACAGATGGTTCAACATCCAGCTACTACCCGGCATAGAATCAAGTGTGCAGGCACCCACGGTCTTTGCCATCGTGCTTCTCTCGCTGATAGCAAGAAACGTGGTGATCTCAGGCTATGCCTATGGGCGCTCATACCGTGGAGGCTCATCAGCGATAGGGTTCATGACGATGATCTTCGCACTGATGATAGTGCTAATTGCAGGCAACTTTGACATCACTCATGAAGCACTCACCGCTGCGGCCGTCATCTTTGCCCTCTACGCAATCGGATTCGTACTGGTGCTCTCCTT
This region of Candidatus Thorarchaeota archaeon genomic DNA includes:
- a CDS encoding MinD/ParA family protein, producing the protein MADSKIVSIHSFRGGTGKSNIAANLAAVAALEGKRVAVMDTDVASPGIHIIFGHGRTKLKHTLNDYLRGECDITDTCLDMTKQFDIKRGQLFLIPSSMTATDITRILREGYEVSDLKNGFTEVVRAKNLDYLIIDTHPGLDRETLLSMATADYLFVVARIDEQDLLGTAATLSVAEKLQVPEIQIVVNKKPSIYEDKDIIQQIETKFKCKVATIIPLLPLLIEVGSRYLVTLRHPESEFTRCIKDIFRIMEDRGQ